Genomic segment of Xanthomonas sp. DAR 35659:
ACCTGCCACGGCCGTGGCCAGGTGCGCATCCAGCGCGGCATCTTCGCCATGCAGCAGAGCTGCCCGCACTGCGCCGGCCGCGGCCAGATCGTGCAGAACCCCTGCGGCACCTGCCATGGCGCCGGGCGCGTCGAGGAGACCAAGGTGCTGTCGGTCAAGATCCCCGCCGGCGTGGACAATGGCGACCGCATCCGCCTGTCCGGCGAAGGCGAGGCCGGGCCGGCCGGCACGCCGCCGGGCGACCTGTACGTGGAAGTGCGCGTGCGCGAGCACCCGATCTTCCAGCGCGACGGCGACGACCTGCACTGCGAGGTGCCGATCCGCATCTCCCAGGCCGCGCTGGGCGACACCGTGCGCGTGGCCACCCTGGGTGGCGAGGCGGAAATCCGCATTCCCGCCGAGACCCAGACCGGCAAGCTGTTTCGCTTGCGCGGCAAGGGCGTGCGGTCGGTGCGCAGCCGGAGCGAGGGCGATCTGTACTGTCGCGTGGTGGTGGAAACCCCGGTCAATCTCACCGCCGATCAGCGCAAGTTGCTGGAGCAGTTCGAGGCCACCTTCACCGGCGAGGACGCGCGCAAGCATTCGCCCAAGTCGGCGACCTTCATCGACGGCGTGAAGGGCTTCTGGGACCGGATGACGTCCTGATCCTCGCGCGCGTGTGGCGCGCCGGCATGGTGCCGGCGTGACCACCGCACGCTACACGCGTGGCGCAACGCTGCGCGTGCCGGGTTCTGCCGCTGGCGCGCTCCGGCATGCGACACTGCCGC
This window contains:
- the dnaJ gene encoding molecular chaperone DnaJ, encoding MSKRDYYEVLGVARGASDDELKKAYRRCAMKYHPDRNPGDQAAEAAFKECKEAYEVLSDGNKRRMYDAHGHAAFEHGMGGMGGGPGGPDMGDIFGDIFGNIFGGAGGGARAARRGADIGYVLELDLEEAVAGIERRIEIPTLGECEHCHGSGSEDGKVETCGTCHGRGQVRIQRGIFAMQQSCPHCAGRGQIVQNPCGTCHGAGRVEETKVLSVKIPAGVDNGDRIRLSGEGEAGPAGTPPGDLYVEVRVREHPIFQRDGDDLHCEVPIRISQAALGDTVRVATLGGEAEIRIPAETQTGKLFRLRGKGVRSVRSRSEGDLYCRVVVETPVNLTADQRKLLEQFEATFTGEDARKHSPKSATFIDGVKGFWDRMTS